One part of the Candidatus Krumholzibacteriia bacterium genome encodes these proteins:
- a CDS encoding thermonuclease family protein, with the protein MNLTWRTRGGLAAGILAVLLPATGCRDSGRETRAPSYPGATVVDVAHIQFDDGDTFYIDGAPIRFLGIDTPETADPGVGIFEDQPFGPAAAESTRVLVLRASVVEMATDGRDRYNRRLAHIFIDGDLLAERLLAMGLAYETISHFGDNGFPDLADRILRAAEAGPRPAFEEPYKWRKKHQRREAAAKE; encoded by the coding sequence ATGAACCTAACCTGGCGGACACGCGGCGGTCTTGCGGCGGGCATCCTCGCCGTGCTGTTGCCCGCCACCGGCTGCCGGGACAGCGGCCGCGAGACCCGCGCGCCGTCCTATCCGGGCGCGACCGTGGTGGACGTGGCCCACATCCAGTTCGACGACGGGGACACATTCTATATAGACGGTGCCCCCATCCGGTTTCTCGGCATCGACACCCCCGAGACCGCGGACCCCGGCGTGGGCATCTTCGAGGACCAGCCCTTCGGTCCGGCCGCCGCGGAATCGACGCGTGTGCTGGTGCTGCGGGCCTCCGTGGTGGAGATGGCCACCGACGGACGCGACCGCTACAACCGCCGCCTCGCGCACATCTTCATCGACGGCGACCTGCTGGCGGAGAGACTCCTCGCCATGGGGCTTGCGTACGAGACCATCAGTCACTTTGGCGACAACGGCTTCCCGGACCTGGCCGACCGCATCCTGCGCGCTGCCGAAGCCGGGCCCAGGCCGGCATTCGAAGAACCCTACAAATGGAGAAAGAAGCACCAGCGGCGCGAGGCCGCGGCGAAGGAATGA